The Palleronia sp. THAF1 genome window below encodes:
- a CDS encoding esterase-like activity of phytase family protein, giving the protein MACRALTISSAFICLAAPALAQDMNFNRIASFRVADNLPDAEETSAEIIAATDDGMTLVYTDSPGGSIGFIDITDPANPTAAGAFMPEGEPTSVAVIGNYALAGVNTSESYTDPSGYLVEIDVTTQAEVGRCDLPGQPDSVGIAPDGSFLAVAIENERDEDLGDGRVGQMPAGSIFMVDLTDEGLIDCDTARIADITGLADIAPEDPEPEFVSINAENEVVVTLQENNHIIVLASDGSVINHFSAGEVTLEGIDTEEEGALEFTDTITVPREPDSITWIDDTHFATANEGDMDGGSRGWTIFSQDGEVVYDSGTDFEYAIVQIGHYPEERSGNKGVEPESVTFDTFGDTPFVFVGAERSSVVGVYDITDPASPVLNQLLPSGIGPEGYVTIPERNLLISANETDDAGPRAHVMIFEYQDAPAAYPHLTSEGMDELTGWGAISGQVMAEDGTMYAVSDSFYAMQPTIFRIDVTQTPARIVEAIRVTREGQPAQLMDMEGIALDGEGGFWIASEGRSDRLVPHAIYHVGADGAIEDYIALPEELLAVERRFGFEGITRVDDMLYVAVQREWRDDPANHAKVLGYDLGSEEWSVIHYPLTEPSTGWVGLSEIVAHDDTVYFIERDNQHDTRAVTKVITQVSLSAMDQMVPLGQTPAVLEPEVVVDLLPYLTSTGGYVLDKVEGLAIAADDTMWVSTDNDGVDDHSGETMLFSIATE; this is encoded by the coding sequence ATGGCTTGTCGTGCGCTGACGATATCGTCGGCTTTCATCTGTCTGGCCGCGCCCGCGCTGGCCCAGGACATGAATTTCAACCGGATCGCATCCTTCCGCGTCGCCGATAACCTGCCCGACGCGGAAGAGACCTCGGCAGAGATCATCGCCGCGACCGATGACGGCATGACGCTGGTGTATACGGACAGCCCCGGCGGCTCGATCGGCTTCATCGACATCACCGACCCCGCGAACCCCACCGCCGCCGGTGCGTTCATGCCCGAGGGTGAGCCGACGTCGGTCGCCGTCATCGGCAACTACGCGCTGGCCGGTGTGAACACCTCGGAAAGCTACACCGATCCGTCGGGCTACCTGGTCGAGATCGACGTCACGACCCAAGCCGAAGTCGGTCGCTGCGACCTACCCGGACAGCCCGACAGCGTCGGCATCGCGCCCGACGGGTCTTTCCTTGCCGTCGCAATCGAGAACGAGCGCGACGAAGATCTGGGCGACGGTCGCGTGGGCCAGATGCCCGCCGGATCGATCTTCATGGTCGATCTGACCGACGAGGGCCTGATCGACTGCGACACGGCCCGCATCGCTGACATCACCGGCCTTGCCGACATTGCCCCCGAAGATCCAGAGCCTGAATTCGTCTCGATCAACGCCGAGAACGAAGTCGTCGTGACCCTGCAAGAGAACAACCACATCATCGTGCTGGCCTCTGACGGTTCGGTCATCAACCACTTCTCGGCTGGCGAAGTCACGCTTGAGGGCATCGATACCGAAGAAGAGGGCGCGCTGGAGTTCACCGACACGATCACCGTCCCGCGTGAGCCCGACAGCATCACCTGGATCGACGACACGCATTTCGCCACGGCCAACGAGGGCGACATGGACGGCGGCTCGCGCGGCTGGACGATCTTCAGCCAAGATGGCGAAGTCGTCTACGACTCCGGCACCGACTTCGAGTACGCCATCGTTCAGATCGGCCACTACCCCGAAGAGCGGTCGGGCAACAAAGGCGTAGAGCCGGAAAGCGTGACCTTCGACACTTTCGGCGACACACCGTTCGTCTTCGTGGGGGCAGAGCGCTCCTCGGTCGTCGGCGTCTACGACATCACCGATCCCGCATCCCCGGTCCTGAACCAGCTTCTGCCCTCCGGCATCGGGCCAGAAGGTTACGTGACCATCCCAGAGCGTAACCTGCTGATCTCGGCCAACGAGACCGACGATGCCGGCCCGCGCGCCCATGTGATGATCTTCGAGTATCAGGACGCACCGGCAGCCTACCCGCACCTGACGTCCGAAGGCATGGATGAGCTGACAGGCTGGGGGGCGATTTCTGGGCAGGTCATGGCCGAAGATGGCACGATGTATGCCGTCTCCGACAGCTTTTACGCCATGCAGCCCACGATCTTCCGCATTGATGTGACGCAGACACCGGCACGGATCGTCGAGGCGATCCGGGTGACGCGCGAAGGTCAACCGGCGCAGCTGATGGATATGGAAGGCATCGCGCTGGACGGAGAGGGCGGCTTCTGGATCGCCTCCGAAGGTCGCTCTGACCGCTTGGTGCCGCACGCGATCTACCACGTGGGCGCAGACGGTGCGATCGAAGACTACATCGCGCTGCCGGAAGAACTTCTGGCCGTCGAAAGGCGCTTCGGTTTTGAAGGAATCACCCGTGTGGACGATATGCTCTACGTCGCGGTCCAGCGCGAATGGCGTGATGACCCGGCCAACCACGCAAAGGTTCTGGGTTATGACCTTGGGTCCGAAGAATGGTCGGTGATCCACTATCCCCTGACCGAGCCGTCGACCGGTTGGGTGGGGCTGTCCGAAATCGTCGCCCATGACGATACGGTCTACTTCATCGAACGCGACAACCAGCATGACACCCGCGCGGTGACCAAGGTCATCACGCAGGTGTCGCTGAGCGCGATGGATCAGATGGTGCCGCTTGGCCAGACGCCCGCCGTGCTGGAACCCGAAGTCGTCGTTGACCTGCTGCCGTACCTGACATCGACAGGCGGCTATGTCCTCGACAAGGTCGAAGGTCTTGCCATCGCGGCAGACGACACGATGTGGGTCTCCACCGACAACGACGGCGTCGACGACCACTCCGGCGAGACCATGCTCTTTTCCATAGCGACAGAGTAG
- a CDS encoding FtsX-like permease family protein: MTDFWASLPAVAQDLLILLAMLLPVVIIAVILLRGLAPWPLALGMIRRFGWINAVFVALIAISVGMGIGLIAQERGLRQGTADAASKFDIVVSAPGSEITMLLAAVYLRPADVPLIDGVTFAEIEADPRVRLAAPIAFGDSFEGDPVVGTVAGFVSHLSDDAVEGRIFEHEDEAVVGALIDVPLGGEIEPAHGQGSFVEMDAHGDFHYEVVGRMAPTGTPWDRAVLVPVESVWSVHGLAPGHAFEEEGHAEDHDDPLGPPFDPDLFPGTPAVIVVPETLAQSYGLISTYTRDAQTMAFLPGAVLSQLYAILGDIRQAMSLMSLVAQVLVAASVLTGLVMLMRLFERHMALLRALGAPTRFLIALVWSYGAALLALGGVLGLAVGWAVAAVLSGIVAARTGVAIPVGLGWSEVHLVAGFIAATTCVALIPAWALIRGTNVAKVRM; encoded by the coding sequence ATGACGGACTTCTGGGCCAGTCTGCCAGCCGTCGCGCAGGATCTGCTGATCCTGTTGGCCATGCTGCTTCCCGTCGTGATCATCGCGGTCATCCTGCTGCGCGGCCTTGCGCCTTGGCCCCTCGCGCTTGGCATGATCCGGCGGTTCGGCTGGATCAATGCGGTGTTCGTCGCGCTCATCGCCATTTCGGTCGGCATGGGGATCGGCCTTATCGCGCAGGAACGGGGGCTGCGGCAGGGCACGGCCGACGCCGCATCGAAGTTCGACATCGTGGTGTCCGCTCCCGGCAGCGAGATCACCATGCTTCTTGCCGCCGTGTACCTGCGCCCCGCCGATGTGCCGTTGATCGACGGGGTAACATTTGCCGAGATCGAGGCCGACCCCCGCGTCCGACTGGCCGCGCCCATCGCCTTCGGAGACAGCTTCGAGGGCGATCCGGTCGTCGGCACCGTGGCCGGTTTCGTCTCGCATCTAAGTGATGACGCCGTAGAGGGCCGCATCTTTGAACATGAAGACGAGGCGGTGGTCGGCGCGCTGATCGACGTTCCGCTGGGCGGGGAAATAGAACCGGCCCACGGTCAGGGCTCGTTCGTCGAAATGGATGCACATGGCGACTTCCACTACGAGGTGGTCGGCCGCATGGCTCCCACGGGAACGCCTTGGGATCGCGCCGTGCTGGTGCCGGTCGAATCCGTGTGGAGCGTCCACGGGCTCGCACCGGGCCACGCTTTTGAAGAAGAAGGCCACGCCGAGGATCACGACGACCCGCTCGGCCCGCCCTTCGATCCCGACCTCTTTCCCGGCACACCCGCCGTCATCGTCGTGCCGGAAACGCTCGCGCAGTCCTACGGTCTGATTTCGACCTACACCCGCGATGCGCAGACGATGGCGTTCCTGCCTGGCGCGGTCCTCAGCCAGCTTTACGCCATTCTGGGCGATATCCGGCAGGCCATGTCCCTGATGAGTCTCGTCGCGCAGGTGCTTGTTGCGGCGAGCGTTCTGACTGGCCTTGTCATGCTTATGCGTCTGTTCGAGCGTCATATGGCCTTGCTGCGCGCGCTAGGTGCGCCGACACGCTTCCTGATCGCGCTGGTCTGGTCCTACGGTGCCGCGCTGCTTGCCCTTGGCGGCGTGCTGGGTCTGGCGGTCGGGTGGGCCGTTGCCGCGGTCCTGTCGGGTATCGTAGCTGCCCGCACCGGTGTGGCGATCCCGGTCGGACTAGGCTGGTCAGAGGTGCATCTTGTGGCAGGCTTCATCGCCGCAACGACATGCGTCGCCCTGATCCCGGCGTGGGCGCTGATCCGGGGCACCAACGTCGCCAAAGTGCGGATGTAG
- a CDS encoding ABC transporter ATP-binding protein yields MTRGAALVLRDLIVFGEGGRRILDVPELNLTPGTALGISGPSGAGKSTLLYALAGMAAQMTGRIDWDGTEIVAQTPAQRARFRADRIGMIFQDHLLFEELSALGNAGLPALYAPKAQRRAIRDRAADRLAKLGIDAGTRRVASFSGGERQRVAVARAMAADAPILLADEPTASLHREAAEALADDLMVSVGDEGRTLVCVTHDERLLARMDWTLRVADGRVMA; encoded by the coding sequence ATGACGCGCGGTGCTGCGCTGGTTTTGCGCGATCTGATCGTATTCGGCGAAGGGGGGCGTCGTATTCTCGACGTGCCCGAACTCAATCTTACGCCCGGAACTGCGTTGGGAATTTCAGGACCGTCCGGTGCGGGCAAGTCAACGCTTCTTTACGCGCTGGCTGGAATGGCCGCGCAGATGACGGGGCGCATCGACTGGGACGGGACAGAGATTGTCGCGCAGACGCCGGCCCAGCGGGCGCGGTTCCGGGCCGACCGGATCGGCATGATCTTCCAGGATCACCTGCTGTTCGAGGAACTGTCGGCACTCGGTAACGCAGGTCTCCCCGCGCTGTATGCGCCGAAGGCGCAGCGCCGGGCGATCCGCGACCGGGCGGCGGACCGGCTTGCCAAGCTTGGCATCGACGCAGGCACGCGACGCGTCGCAAGTTTTTCGGGGGGCGAGCGTCAGCGCGTCGCCGTTGCCCGCGCCATGGCCGCCGACGCCCCGATCCTGCTGGCGGATGAGCCGACCGCCAGCCTGCACCGCGAGGCGGCAGAAGCCTTGGCCGATGATCTGATGGTATCCGTGGGGGATGAAGGACGCACGCTGGTCTGCGTCACCCATGATGAGCGGCTGCTTGCACGGATGGACTGGACGTTGCGCGTCGCCGACGGGCGGGTGATGGCATGA
- a CDS encoding alkaline phosphatase — protein sequence MSLKPYFAASVVAMSATGAFAQETLPQASSEWFTAAQETIQEAMERQPNTNRALNVILMISDGNGVGTNYASRLFQGQQEGGFGDDYVQSFEAFPSLGLIKTYNVNAQTPDSAGTGTAMMAGIKTKAGVIGANENVTRGDCATLEGNTVTPITKVAADMGKAAGVISTARITHATPASGYAQTVDRNFEATVPEGCESQVDIAQQLIDAMEVGTIHVAMGGGMRNFHADEGGRREDGQNLIEIAQNELGAQFASDMASFEAVDLESGDPILGLFEDSHMMYEADREDEPSLAEMTGAAITALQAAGGENGFFLQVEAGRVDHANHGGNLARVVRDQQAFAEAVAMADEMTEDADTLIVVTADHEHAIAFNGYCGRGSDILGLCMGIDGAGIEHTGEPNTAEDGLPYTVAGYLNGAGSILVPEQTGEEDTSATNPDVETGEADGEVPSFSGSRPELTQEEATDIDYLQQALIPLSSETHSGEDVAVYAKGPWAHLFDGTMEQNVIFHVMNHAFTAGDDQ from the coding sequence ATGTCATTGAAACCGTATTTCGCCGCGTCTGTCGTCGCGATGAGCGCCACCGGCGCCTTCGCGCAGGAGACCTTGCCGCAAGCCTCGTCCGAGTGGTTCACCGCCGCGCAGGAGACCATCCAAGAGGCGATGGAGCGTCAGCCCAACACCAACCGCGCGCTGAACGTGATCCTGATGATCTCGGACGGCAACGGTGTGGGCACCAATTACGCCTCTCGCCTGTTTCAGGGCCAGCAGGAAGGCGGATTCGGGGACGATTACGTCCAAAGCTTCGAGGCATTCCCAAGCCTTGGCCTGATCAAGACCTACAACGTGAACGCGCAGACCCCCGACTCGGCTGGCACGGGCACGGCGATGATGGCCGGGATCAAGACCAAGGCCGGCGTCATCGGTGCGAACGAGAACGTCACCCGCGGCGATTGCGCCACGCTCGAGGGCAACACCGTCACGCCGATCACCAAGGTTGCCGCCGACATGGGCAAAGCCGCCGGTGTCATCTCGACCGCGCGCATCACGCACGCGACCCCGGCGTCGGGCTATGCCCAGACCGTCGATCGTAACTTCGAGGCCACGGTACCCGAAGGCTGCGAAAGCCAGGTCGACATTGCTCAGCAGCTGATCGACGCGATGGAAGTGGGCACGATCCACGTCGCCATGGGCGGCGGCATGCGCAACTTCCACGCGGATGAGGGCGGTCGCCGTGAAGACGGCCAGAACCTGATCGAGATCGCGCAGAACGAACTGGGTGCACAGTTCGCGTCCGACATGGCCTCCTTCGAGGCCGTCGATCTGGAAAGCGGCGATCCCATCCTCGGCCTCTTCGAGGACAGCCACATGATGTACGAGGCCGACCGCGAGGACGAGCCTTCGCTGGCCGAGATGACCGGCGCCGCAATCACCGCGCTTCAGGCGGCCGGTGGCGAAAACGGCTTCTTCCTTCAGGTCGAGGCCGGCCGCGTCGATCACGCCAACCACGGCGGCAACTTGGCCCGTGTTGTGCGTGACCAGCAGGCGTTCGCCGAGGCCGTCGCCATGGCCGACGAGATGACCGAGGACGCCGACACGCTGATCGTCGTCACCGCCGACCACGAGCATGCCATCGCCTTCAACGGCTACTGCGGTCGCGGCTCTGACATCCTGGGCCTTTGCATGGGCATCGACGGTGCGGGCATCGAGCACACCGGTGAGCCGAACACCGCCGAAGACGGGCTGCCCTACACGGTTGCCGGTTACCTGAACGGTGCGGGTTCGATCCTTGTGCCGGAGCAGACCGGGGAAGAGGACACATCGGCCACCAACCCCGACGTCGAGACCGGCGAAGCCGATGGCGAGGTTCCGTCCTTCTCCGGTAGCCGTCCCGAGCTGACGCAGGAAGAGGCGACCGACATCGACTACCTGCAGCAGGCGCTGATCCCGCTCTCCTCAGAGACCCACTCTGGTGAGGATGTGGCCGTTTATGCCAAGGGCCCTTGGGCGCATCTCTTTGATGGCACCATGGAGCAGAACGTGATCTTCCACGTGATGAACCATGCCTTCACGGCGGGCGACGATCAGTAA